In a single window of the Cervus elaphus chromosome 1, mCerEla1.1, whole genome shotgun sequence genome:
- the LOC122703252 gene encoding olfactory receptor 51F2-like — protein sequence MSTFKNTTSSSVVFFLTGVPGLEDFHTWISIPFCFLYATALSGNSLVLFAIVTQPSLHEPMYYFLSMLSTTDLDLSVSTLVTMLDIFRFNAREISFNACLSQMFFIQLFTVMESSVLLAMAFDRFVAISNPLRYASILTDLKIAQIGVAIVTRGTLILTPMVVLLKRLSYCHSHVLHHFYCFHPDVMKLSCTDTRVNSAVGLTALITTAGVDSVFIILSYLLIIKTVFSITSSEERKKAFSTCLSHIGAVAVFYVPLISLSFVHRFGKGAPPYVHTLIANAYLLIPPVMNPIIYSVKTKQIRRTVLKVLHTTATKK from the coding sequence ATGTCAACTTTCAAAAATACCACATCCTCTTCTGTCGTTTTCTTTTTGACTGGTGTTCCCGGGCTGGAAGACTTCCACACCTGGATCTCCATTCCCTTCTGCTTTCTGTACGCAACTGCTCTCTCAGGAAACAGCCTGGTTCTCTTTGCCATCGTCACTCAGCCCAGCCTCCACGAGCCCATGTATTATTTCCTGTCCATGCTTTCCACCACTGACCTTGACCTGTCTGTATCCACTCTGGTCACCATGCTGGATATCTTCCGGTTCAATGCCAGGGAGATCAGCTTTAATGCCTGCTTGTCACAAATGTTTTTCATTCAACTTTTCACTGTCATGGAATCTTCAGTGTTGTTGGCCATGGCCTTTGATCGATTTGTGGCTATCTCTAATCCTCTTAGATATGCCAGTATCTTAACTGATCTTAAAATAGCACAGATTGGAGTAGCAATCGTCACCAGGGGTACCCTAATACTGACTCCTATGGTGGTGCTTCTTAAGCGCTTGTCCTATTGCCACAGCCACGTGCTCCACCACTTCTATTGCTTCCACCCTGATGTGATGAAGCTCTCATGCACAGACACCAGGGTCAATAGTGCGGTTGGTCTGACAGCCCTGATCACCACTGCTGGGGTGGACTCAGTCTTCATTATCCTGTCTTATCTTTTGATTATCAAGACTGTCTTCAGCATCACATCctcagaagagaggaagaaagcctTCAGCACATGCCTCTCTCATATTGGTGCTGTTGCTGTATTCTATGTTCCGTTGATCAGCCTGTCTTTTGTTCACAGATTTGGGAAAGGGGCCCCACCATATGTACATACTCTGATTGCAAATGCCTACCTGTTGATCCCCCCTGTAATGAACCCCATCATCTACAGTGTGAAGACCAAACAGATACGCAGAACTGTGCTAAAAGTTCTCCATACCACTGCAACAAAGAAGTAG
- the LOC122703192 gene encoding olfactory receptor 51F2-like, which yields MPSFNQSIFHPTVFFLTGIPGFETYHAWIFIPFCCLYVIAISGNGMILFVIITESSLHEPMYYFLSMLSFTDLGLCLSTLVTMVGIFWFNTREISFDACIGQMFFIHGFTLMESSVLLAMAFDGYIAICNPLRYVTILTNSRIIKVGFTIVVRGTTVVVPLLLLLKRLSFCGSHILHHSYCFHPDVMKLSCTDTKINSAFGLDIVISTAALDSVLILLSYVLIIHSVLSIASPEEWKKAFGTCVSHTSAVAIFYIPMISLSLVHRFGKHAPPLVHTLIANIYLLIPPVMNPIIYSVKTKQIRKAMVKIFLSKQI from the coding sequence ATGCCATCCTTCAATCAGAGCATTTTTCACCCTACAGTCTTCTTTCTTACTGGCATCCCTGGTTTTGAAACCTACCATGCCTGGATCTTCATCCCATTCTGTTGTCTCTATGTCATTGCCATCTCGGGGAATGGCATGATCTTGTTCGTCATCATCACTGAGTCAAGCCTTCATGAACCCATGTACTATTTCCTCTCCATGTTATCCTTCACGGACCTAGGACTATGCCTTTCCACATTGGTCACCATGGTGGGTATTTTCTGGTTCAACACTCGAGAAATCAGTTTTGACGCCTGCATTGGCCAAATGTTCTTTATCCATGGTTTCACATTAATGGAGTCCTCGGTACTCCTTGCAATGGCCTTTGACGGCTATATTGCCATCTGTAATCCACTGAGATATGTCACAATCTTAACCAATTCAAGGATCATCAAAGTGGGCTTTACAATTGTTGTTAGGGGGACAACAGTTGTAGTGCCTTTACTCCTGCTCCTTAAGCGTCTGTCCTTCTGTGGAAGTCATATTCTGCACCATTCATATTGTTTCCACCCTGATGTGATGAAGCTTTCATGCACAGACACCAAAATCAACAGTGCATTTGGTCTGGACATTGTCATCTCTACTGCTGCCTTGGACTCTGTCTTGATCCTCCTCTCCTATGTCCTGATCATCCATTCCGTGCTCAGCATTGCCTCCCCAGAGGAGTGGAAAAAGGCCTTTGGAACGTGTGTATCCCACACAAGTGCCGTTGCCATCTTCTACATCCCCATGATCAGCTTGTCACTGGTACATAGATTTGGGAAGCACGCCCCTCCCCTTGTACATACTCTCATTGCCAACATTTATCTGCTCATCCCTCCTGTAATGAATCCCATAATCTACAGTGTGAAGACAAAGCAAATTCGCAAGGCCATGGTCAAAATATTTCTTTCCAAGCAAATTTAG